A window of the Lysinibacillus irui genome harbors these coding sequences:
- a CDS encoding nucleobase:cation symporter-2 family protein, translated as MNTFKSTTLAIQHLLAMYAGAILVPLIIGGAIGFDSTQMTYLVAIDIMMCGIATLLQVYSGKFIGIGLPVVLGCTFTAVSPIIAIGTNPEQGITDIYGSIIASGVIVMIIAGFFGKLVKFFPPVVTGSVVSIIGISLLPVALNNMAGGQGAEDFASASNVALAFITLVIILIVYRFSTGFVRAISILIGLVVGTILGAFMGKVDFTPVADADVFHMVQPFYFGMPTFDVTAIITMTLVAMVSLVESSGVYFALSDICNKKLDSKDLARGYRSEGLASVIGGIFNAFPYTTFSQNVGLTRMSGVKDRKVIYITGGLLVALGFLPKIAALTTIIPTSVLGAAMLAMFGMVITQGMGMLVPVMNESAENAMIAAISVSLGVGVSVVPGIFDALPTSVSILTSNGIVCGSVTAIILNILFNMIGPKHKEDPMHGEI; from the coding sequence ATGAATACCTTTAAATCAACGACGCTAGCGATTCAACATTTACTTGCGATGTATGCTGGAGCCATCTTAGTGCCACTAATTATTGGTGGGGCAATTGGCTTTGATTCAACACAAATGACGTATTTAGTGGCGATTGATATTATGATGTGCGGGATCGCAACACTTTTACAGGTTTATTCAGGTAAATTTATCGGTATTGGCTTACCAGTAGTACTAGGCTGTACATTCACAGCAGTAAGTCCAATTATTGCTATCGGTACAAACCCGGAGCAAGGTATCACAGATATTTATGGTTCTATTATTGCATCTGGTGTAATTGTGATGATTATTGCTGGCTTCTTCGGTAAGCTTGTGAAATTCTTCCCACCAGTAGTTACGGGATCGGTAGTTTCTATTATTGGTATTTCATTATTACCTGTGGCTTTAAACAATATGGCTGGTGGACAAGGTGCTGAGGATTTTGCCTCTGCTTCTAATGTTGCTTTAGCGTTCATTACATTAGTCATTATTTTAATTGTTTATCGTTTTTCTACAGGGTTTGTCCGTGCAATCTCGATTCTTATTGGATTAGTAGTCGGTACTATTTTAGGTGCATTCATGGGTAAAGTAGATTTTACACCAGTAGCAGATGCTGATGTATTCCATATGGTTCAGCCTTTCTATTTTGGAATGCCAACTTTTGATGTGACTGCAATTATTACCATGACACTCGTAGCAATGGTATCTTTAGTAGAGTCATCTGGTGTCTATTTTGCACTAAGTGATATTTGTAATAAAAAATTAGATTCAAAGGATTTAGCTCGTGGCTATCGTTCTGAAGGTCTTGCTTCAGTAATCGGCGGGATTTTCAATGCTTTTCCATATACAACATTCTCACAAAACGTGGGGCTAACTCGTATGTCAGGTGTAAAAGATCGTAAAGTCATTTACATCACAGGTGGCTTACTTGTAGCACTTGGCTTCCTACCAAAAATCGCAGCGTTAACAACGATTATTCCAACATCTGTACTAGGTGCGGCGATGCTTGCGATGTTCGGTATGGTGATTACACAAGGTATGGGCATGCTTGTACCTGTAATGAATGAATCAGCAGAAAACGCGATGATTGCTGCGATATCAGTAAGCTTAGGTGTTGGTGTATCTGTAGTTCCTGGCATTTTTGATGCACTACCAACAAGCGTTTCAATTCTTACATCTAATGGTATTGTCTGTGGTTCTGTCACAGCAATTATCCTTAATATTTTATTCAACATGATTGGACCTAAGCATAAGGAAGACCCAATGCATGGGGAAATATAA
- a CDS encoding tyrosine-type recombinase/integrase, translating to MRKKGYLLRNDTNDDTESLTLQQAYDYFYSAKKAENIREKTLVTYVEHFRFFTNWLEITDYKLKSVNDLSGEIARAYINYMREEHYNFKTGKRGLSIQTINARIRFLKTWYSFLKKENLIKDNIMLTVNYLKVDEKKVTLLTKYEMERLFEIPDQKYYPQWRDFVLFHVLYDSSLRISEAVNLDVMDIDLMRKQIILPADKAKDRRYRTIPISNITVQLLIKLIDENKKVFKDAEAVFLNWYGERMAVDTFRRNLKRYLKKAGIHKEYSCHDFRRQAITDMLKNGASVFMVQAIAGHSQISTTKKYVHFDDETIKNQHDLYSPLNQMVYKRRR from the coding sequence ATGCGGAAAAAGGGGTACCTATTAAGGAATGATACAAATGATGATACTGAATCACTTACTCTACAGCAGGCTTATGACTATTTTTATTCAGCTAAAAAGGCAGAAAATATTCGAGAAAAAACATTGGTCACCTATGTAGAACATTTTCGTTTTTTTACTAATTGGTTAGAGATTACGGACTATAAATTGAAAAGTGTTAATGACTTATCAGGAGAAATTGCACGGGCTTATATTAACTACATGAGGGAAGAACATTACAATTTCAAAACAGGAAAAAGAGGACTGTCTATTCAAACTATCAACGCTAGAATAAGATTTCTAAAAACGTGGTATTCCTTTTTAAAAAAAGAGAACTTAATAAAAGACAATATTATGCTTACAGTTAATTACTTAAAAGTAGACGAAAAGAAGGTGACGCTATTAACTAAGTATGAAATGGAAAGGTTATTTGAAATACCTGACCAAAAATATTATCCGCAGTGGCGTGATTTTGTGTTGTTCCATGTACTCTACGATAGTTCATTGCGAATTTCCGAAGCGGTCAATCTCGATGTAATGGATATAGACTTAATGAGGAAACAGATTATCCTTCCAGCAGATAAGGCGAAGGACAGACGATATAGGACAATTCCAATATCAAATATAACTGTACAGTTACTAATTAAATTGATTGATGAAAATAAGAAAGTGTTTAAGGATGCGGAAGCTGTTTTCTTGAATTGGTACGGTGAAAGAATGGCGGTAGACACCTTTAGAAGGAACTTAAAACGTTACCTTAAAAAAGCTGGAATCCATAAGGAATACAGTTGTCATGATTTCAGAAGGCAAGCTATTACAGACATGCTTAAGAATGGTGCTTCAGTATTTATGGTACAAGCAATAGCTGGTCATTCACAAATAAGCACTACGAAAAAATACGTTCACTTTGATGATGAAACAATAAAAAATCAGCATGATTTGTATAGTCCACTTAATCAAATGGTCTACAAAAGGCGTAGATGA
- a CDS encoding xanthine phosphoribosyltransferase, with the protein MKLLHDKIMQEGKVLSSSVLKVDSFLNHQIDPMLMKEIGHEFANRFSDQVITKILTIESSGIAPSVMLGLEIGAPVVFARKRKSLTLSDNLYSSKVHSFTKNETNDISVSRNFLNEDDNILIIDDFLANGEAVKGLLDIAAQAGANVVGVGIVIEKGFQDGGKLLREQGVRVESLAIVDSLEDGKVTFAAEARA; encoded by the coding sequence ATGAAGTTATTACACGACAAAATTATGCAAGAAGGTAAGGTTTTATCTTCATCAGTATTAAAGGTAGATTCATTTTTAAATCATCAAATTGATCCGATGTTAATGAAGGAAATTGGTCACGAATTCGCAAATCGTTTCTCTGATCAAGTTATTACTAAGATTTTAACAATTGAATCTTCAGGCATTGCGCCATCTGTCATGCTAGGCTTAGAAATTGGTGCACCTGTAGTATTTGCTCGTAAACGTAAATCTTTAACACTTTCAGATAACCTTTACTCATCAAAGGTACATTCATTCACAAAGAATGAAACAAATGATATCTCTGTATCACGTAATTTCTTAAATGAAGATGACAATATTTTAATCATTGACGATTTCTTAGCAAATGGTGAAGCTGTCAAAGGCTTACTTGATATTGCTGCACAAGCTGGTGCGAATGTTGTGGGTGTGGGTATCGTTATTGAAAAGGGCTTCCAAGATGGAGGGAAATTATTGCGTGAACAAGGTGTTCGCGTTGAGTCATTAGCGATTGTAGACTCTCTTGAAGATGGCAAAGTAACATTTGCTGCGGAGGCTCGCGCGTAA
- a CDS encoding APC family permease: MKSSFKRYVIGKPLRSDALGEQKLSKTKALAILSSDALSSVAYGPEQILIVLMTVGTLALWYSLPIAAGVVILLVALILSYRQVIFAYPHGGGAYVVSRENLGVNAGLVAGGSLLVDYILTVAVSVSAGTDAITSAFPSLHPYNVPIAIFFVVFLTILNLRGVTESASILAYPVYLFVGVMLLLIGMGLYHVATGQVPAELHPKVGTPVAGISLFILLKAFASGSSALTGVEAISNAIPNFKNPAPNNAAKTLLAMGAILAVLFIGIVSLAYFYGIAPTAEATVVSQLAEASVGRNLFYYIVQGTTAMILVLAANTGYSAFPLLAVNLSKDGFIPRIFQIRGDRLGYSNGILMLGAAAIVLIILFDGATEHLIPLYAVGVFIPFTLAQTGMMRKWWRDKPKGWIAKFTINTIGAAISFIVAMMFFVTKMPQVWPVFIFLPIIIFLFHRIKLHYQAVGEQLRLNHEELAAIEGNVFIVPVAGITKVVENSLHYAKSLHVEKVIAFYVAFDQADAKAFEEKWKAWQPDVRLVTYYSPYRSITQPLIKFIDKVEHQCTKTGHKVTVVIPQFLPKKGWHHMLHNQSSLLIRTTLLFHRNVVIMTVPFHLSK, from the coding sequence ATGAAATCCTCATTCAAACGTTATGTAATCGGTAAACCATTAAGATCCGATGCGTTAGGGGAACAAAAGCTTAGTAAAACAAAGGCATTAGCCATATTATCATCAGATGCCTTGTCTTCAGTAGCCTATGGACCAGAACAAATTTTAATTGTCCTGATGACAGTGGGTACACTTGCCCTTTGGTACTCTCTACCAATTGCTGCTGGAGTCGTTATCTTGCTTGTGGCACTAATTCTCTCCTATCGTCAAGTTATTTTCGCCTATCCACATGGGGGAGGGGCCTATGTAGTATCACGGGAGAATTTAGGGGTAAATGCAGGTCTTGTGGCTGGAGGGTCCTTACTTGTTGATTATATTTTAACAGTAGCGGTAAGTGTATCAGCAGGTACAGATGCCATTACTTCGGCATTTCCAAGCCTCCACCCCTACAATGTACCCATTGCTATATTCTTTGTGGTTTTTTTAACAATCTTAAACTTACGTGGTGTAACAGAATCTGCTTCTATTTTGGCATACCCAGTCTATCTGTTTGTAGGTGTTATGCTCTTGTTAATTGGAATGGGGCTCTATCATGTCGCAACTGGTCAGGTGCCAGCAGAGCTACATCCAAAGGTCGGTACACCGGTTGCAGGAATTAGTTTATTTATTTTATTAAAGGCATTTGCATCAGGGAGCTCAGCTTTAACAGGGGTAGAGGCTATTTCAAATGCCATCCCTAATTTTAAAAATCCTGCTCCTAATAACGCAGCTAAAACGCTTTTAGCAATGGGTGCTATTTTAGCCGTTTTATTTATAGGCATTGTTAGTTTGGCTTATTTTTATGGGATTGCGCCAACAGCGGAAGCTACAGTTGTTTCTCAACTTGCAGAAGCGAGCGTAGGTAGAAATCTATTTTATTACATTGTCCAGGGTACAACGGCAATGATTTTAGTTCTTGCTGCAAATACAGGTTACTCAGCATTTCCTTTGTTAGCAGTAAATTTATCAAAGGATGGCTTTATCCCAAGAATATTCCAAATTCGTGGAGACCGTCTTGGTTATTCAAATGGCATCCTGATGCTAGGTGCAGCGGCTATTGTCTTAATCATTTTATTTGATGGAGCAACTGAGCATTTAATTCCACTATATGCTGTAGGGGTATTTATTCCGTTTACATTAGCGCAAACAGGAATGATGCGAAAATGGTGGCGTGATAAACCTAAAGGATGGATTGCAAAATTTACGATCAACACAATTGGTGCTGCTATTTCTTTCATCGTAGCGATGATGTTTTTTGTAACAAAAATGCCTCAAGTATGGCCAGTGTTTATCTTTTTACCAATTATTATTTTTCTATTCCATCGGATTAAGCTCCATTATCAGGCCGTTGGAGAACAATTAAGATTAAATCATGAGGAACTAGCTGCTATTGAGGGGAATGTTTTTATTGTACCAGTAGCAGGTATAACGAAAGTTGTTGAAAATTCCCTTCATTATGCGAAATCATTACATGTTGAGAAGGTAATTGCATTTTACGTAGCCTTCGACCAAGCGGATGCAAAGGCTTTTGAAGAGAAATGGAAGGCCTGGCAACCAGATGTACGACTAGTAACTTATTATTCACCATATCGCAGTATCACACAGCCATTGATTAAATTTATTGATAAGGTAGAACATCAATGTACGAAGACAGGTCATAAAGTAACAGTTGTCATCCCGCAATTTTTACCAAAAAAAGGGTGGCACCATATGCTACACAATCAATCTAGCTTATTAATTCGTACGACACTGTTATTTCACAGAAATGTCGTCATTATGACAGTACCTTTCCATTTATCAAAATAA